From Cydia splendana chromosome 12, ilCydSple1.2, whole genome shotgun sequence, a single genomic window includes:
- the LOC134795702 gene encoding uncharacterized protein LOC134795702, whose amino-acid sequence MSIKEWDNLIDKELLISLMEQRPVLWDKTLDKYKDKTASTASWREICVILNKDFEDMEQKQRQEFGKYVIKKWRQIRDAWVRTLKDKKNCKTSGSAVSKIKPYKYHHQMLFLKNIIEPGETHESACAEKTDEVNTTAVNKNNKTNGDDGDEIEHIRNDTQTKSPPTKRRAPTKRLNELDAKMMAYIDHQIKPKNIEPDDRNLLFFKGILPSLAVLNDDEILEFQSGVIKLLQDIKRRKVNPSTNWSSPYTQASSASNHQTQGHFTQASGAINHQTQGYFTQASGAINHQTQGYYTQASGASNQIQILQDQIIVYSDSTPSPSVQSTCSDENTLDMSGF is encoded by the exons ATGTCAATCAAGGAATGGGATAACTTAATAGACAAGGaattgttaattagtttaatggAACAGAGACCAGTTCTTTGGGACAAGACGCTAGATAAATACAAAGACAAGACTGCTAGTACTGCAAGTTGGCGCGAAATATGCGTTATTTTAAACAAAGATTTTGAGGATATGGAACAAAAACAAAGACAAGAGTTCG gaaaatatgttataaaaaaGTGGAGACAGATTAGAGATGCTTGGGTGAGAACGTTAAAAGATAAAAAGAATTGCAAGACATCTGGTTCTGCTGTCTCAAAGATAAAGCCGTACAAATATCATCATcagatgttatttttaaaaaatattattgagcCTGGTGAAACGCACGAAAGTGCCTGTGCTGAAAAAACTGATGAGGTTAACACCACGGCagtaaacaaaaataataaaacaaacggAGATGACGGTGACGAGATTGAACATATTCGCAATGACACTCAAACAAAATCCCCCCCGACAAAACGAAGAGCACCAACAAAAAGATTAAATGAATTAGATGCTAAAATGATGGCCTACATAGACCACCAGATAAAACCCAAGAACATTGAACCGGATGATCGTAATCTCTTATTCTTCAAAGGTATTTTGCCGTCCTTGGCTGTGCTAAATGATGATGAAATTCTAGAATTTCAGTCTGGAGTTATTAAACTATTGCAAGATATTAAAAGAAGGAAAGTTAACCCGTCAACCAATTGGTCATCTCCATATACGCAAGCATCTAGTGCTAGTAATCACCAAACACAAGGGCATTTTACCCAAGCATCTGGTGCTATTAATCACCAAACACAAGGGTATTTTACCCAAGCATCTGGTGCTATTAATCACCAAACACAAGGGTATTATACCCAAGCATCTGGTGCTAGTAACCAAATACAAATTTTACAAGACCAGATTATAGTGTATAGTGATAGTACACCATCACCATCAGTACAATCTACGTGCAGTGATGAGAACACGCTAGATATGTCTGGGTTTTAA
- the LOC134795695 gene encoding uncharacterized protein LOC134795695 has protein sequence MDVVVLYWYYRQRRRYNRRYWQHPLLVQRGRAGAYSLLMSQLRGDDSKFFNYFRMSMSSFDHLLKLLEKDLKKQDTNWRKSICPEEKLAIFLRYVASGCSFKDLHYTYRVGVSTVSNIIKDVSRCIWNNLSAVYMRLPASVDEWKQIADGFNKRANFPHCLGAADGKHVRLKKPQNSGSMYMNYKDFFSIVLLAIVDSDYRFVYVSVGSYGKECDSSIFKETTFWKMMLDGSLQIPAPCPLSTNSELRVPYVIIGDEGFGLHENLLRPFGGTHLDKNKRIFNYRLTRARRYVECVFGILANKWRIFHRPLDTDKTTAIWIVKACTVLHNFIRDEEGLISNSDNSVSEEVQLENLPNERRTRGGNAANSVRTEFMNYFMSEAGSVSWQDQSI, from the exons ATGGACGTTGTCGTGTTGTATTGGTACTATCGCCAGCGGAGACGGTACAATCGGCGTTATTGGCAGCATCCACTCTTGGTGCAAAGAGGTAGAGCAGGTGCTTACAGTTTACTCATGAGTCAGTTGCGGGGAGACGACTCAaaattttttaattactttcgtATGTCGATGTCTTCTTTTGATCATCTTCTTAAACTACTGGAAAAGGATTTAAAAAAGCAAGACACTAATTGGAGGAAAAGTATCTGCCCTGAAGAAAAACTAGCAATATTTTTAAG atatgtAGCATCCGGATGTTCATTTAAAGATCTTCATTACACCTATCGTGTTGGTGTATCGACCGTTAGCAACATTATAAAAGACGTTTCAAGATGCATATGGAATAATTTGAGTGCTGTATATATGCGACTTCCTGCATCAGTCGATGAGTGGAAACAGATAGCAGATGGATTTAACAAAAGAGCAAATTTTCCACACTGTCTCGGTGCAGCAGATGGAAAACATGTCAGACTTAAAAAACCACAAAATAGCGGTTCAATGTATATGAATTACAaggattttttttccatcgtattATTAGCGATCGTAGACTCTGACTATCGCTTCGTATACGTTAGTGTTGGATCTTATGGGAAAGAATGTGATTCATCAATATTCAAGGAGACAACATTTTGGAAAATGATGCTAGACGGCAGTTTACAAATACCAGCACCATGCCCATTATCAACAAACTCAGAGTTGAGAGTTCCATATGTGATCATTGGAGACGAAGGTTTCGGATTACATGAAAATTTACTTAGGCCGTTTGGCGGGACGCACCTGGACAAAAATAAGCGAATATTCAACTATCGCTTGACTAGAGCTAGGAGATACGTTGAATGTGTTTTCGGTATCTTAGCTAATAAGTGGAGAATATTCCATCGACCTTTAGACACTGATAAAACAACAGCTATATGGATCGTTAAGGCATGTACTGTTCTACACAACTTTATCAGGGATGAGGAGGGTTTAATCTCAAACAGTGATAATAGCGTATCTGAAGAAGTTCAACTCGAAAACCTACCTAATGAGAGAAGGACACGAGGTGGTAATGCTGCTAATTCAGTTCGAACAGAATTTATGAACTATTTTATGTCCGAAGCTGGGTCGGTTTCATGGCAGGACCAATCTATCTAG